A genomic stretch from Capricornis sumatraensis isolate serow.1 chromosome 4, serow.2, whole genome shotgun sequence includes:
- the SLC25A4 gene encoding ADP/ATP translocase 1 gives MSDQALSFLKDFLAGGVAAAISKTAVAPIERVKLLLQVQHASKQISAEKQYKGIIDCVVRIPKEQGVLSFWRGNLANVIRYFPTQALNFAFKDKYKQIFLGGVDRHKQFWRYFAGNLASGGAAGATSLCFVYPLDFARTRLAADVGKGAAQREFTGLGNCITKIFKSDGLRGLYQGFNVSVQGIIIYRAAYFGVYDTAKGMLPDPKNVHIIVSWMIAQSVTAVAGLVSYPFDTVRRRMMMQSGRKGADIMYTGTVDCWRKIAKDEGPKAFFKGAWSNVLRGMGGAFVLVLYDEIKKFV, from the exons ATGAGCGATCAGGCTCTGAGCTTCCTGAAGGACTTCTTGGCCGGCGGCGTGGCCGCTGCCATCTCCAAGACTGCTGTCGCGCCCATCGAGAGGGTCAAACTGCTGCTGCAG GTCCAGCATGCCAGCAAACAGATCAGTGCCGAGAAGCAGTACAAAGGGATCATTGATTGCGTGGTGAGAATCCCCAAAGAGCAGGGCGTTCTCTCCTTCTGGAGGGGTAACCTGGCCAACGTGATCCGTTACTTCCCCACCCAAGCTCTCAACTTCGCCTTCAAGGACAAGTACAAGCAGATCTTCCTGGGGGGTGTGGACCGGCATAAGCAGTTCTGGCGCTACTTTGCTGGTAACCTGGCCTCCGGTGGGGCAGCTGGGGCCACCTCCCTCTGCTTTGTCTACCCGCTGGACTTTGCTAGGACCAGGCTGGCTGCCGACGTGGGCAAGGGTGCCGCCCAGCGGGAGTTCACTGGTCTGGGCAACTGTATCACCAAGATCTTCAAGTCTGATGGCCTGAGAGGCCTCTACCAGGGTTTCAACGTCTCGGTCCAGGGCATCATTATCTACAGAGCCGCCTACTTTGGAGTCTATGATACGGCCAAGG GGATGCTGCCTGACCCCAAGAATGTGCACATTATTGTGAGCTGGATGATCGCCCAGAGTGTGACGGCGGTTGCGGGGCTGGTGTCCTACCCCTTTGACACCGTCCGCCGTAGGATGATGATGCAGTCTGGCCGGAAAGGGG CGGATATCATGTACACGGGGACAGTGGACTGCTGGCGGAAGATTGCAAAAGATGAAGGACCCAAGGCTTTCTTCAAAGGCGCCTGGTCCAATGTATTGAGAGGCATGGGTGGTGCTTTTGTATTGGTATTGTATGATGAGATCAAAAAGTTTGTCTAA